The window TGCGAAGCACAGCCGCCACCACGCGAATCCCAACAAGGTCGGTAAGGATCCGGACATCGAGGTCGACACCATCTCGTTCCTCGACGTCGACGCGGCGCGAGCGCGTGGCGTACGCCGACTCATCACGCGGAAGCAGGGGTGGTTCTTCTTCCCATTGCTGACCTTCGAGGGCCTCAACCTCCACGTGCACAGTTTCGCCTACCTCGTCGGTCGCGGCAGCGTGAAGTCTCGTTGGCTGGAACTCGGCTTGATCCTCACCCGCACCGCGGTCGTGTTCGTGCCCCTCTTCGTGCTCCTTCCCTTCGGCATGGCGTGGGCGTTCACGGGCGTGATGCTGGCCGTGTTCGGTGTCTACATGGGCGCCTCGTTCGCTCCGAACCACAAAGGCATGCCCGTCATCGCACCGGACGCGAAACTGGACTTCTTCTCGAAGCAGGTGCGCACCTCCCGGAACATCCGTGGCGGCTGGTGGGTGACCGCACTGATGGGCGGGCTGAACTACCAGGTCGAACATCACCTCTTCCCGAGTATGGCTCGGCCGCAACTCGCGCAGACCCGGATCATCGTCAAGGAATACTGCGAGACGCTCGGCGTGCCCTACACCGAGACCTCGCTCTGGCGCTCCTACGCGATCGTGATCGAGTATCTCAACCGGGTCGGACTCGCTGCACGGGATCCGTTCGAGTGCCCCATGGTCGCGGAGTTCCGACGCGGCTGACGCTGCTCACGCGTCCGCGCCACTCGGCTGCGAGCCAACAGTGGCCCGGGTGCTGGCGAGGGGTCGCCGGTGCCCGCGCGCTCCGACTCACGCGTCCCGTACGGCGATCGCCACGATCCCGATGGATGGCAACCTGCCCCTCGATGATCGAGTGCACGTGGCCCCGGTCGACCGCGCCCACTCGCCGAACGGATCGGCTCGAATGCACCTGAGCCGACCGGTCGGCAGGCGAATCACCACCCTGGACGCGCCTTCACCGACCGTTCTGTTGCACGATTCTGCGGCGTGTCGGCGGGGCTACGTCGTTTCGTGGTCCTGAAGGCACATGCGCTCACTGCCCGTCGCGAATGGTGGGACCGTCGGACCGGATCCCCGACGTGGCGCCGAAACGCGTGCTTCGCGGCATGCCGCGTCTGAACGACTGCGAATGTACACGGACACCCGGGTCCGCCCTGCCATGGCTTTCAGCCGCGTGCGCCCCCAATCCGCGAAGCCACGTCTGAACTCGCCGCTGCGCTGCATCGTGAGCCGAAGCGGGCCGGCGCGCCGTCGTCGCCTCTCCCGTGCGAGTCGCTGTCAGGCCGCCCCGGTCGCACCGCTATGGGGACTCGGGACCATGCGGTCGCCGAACCTCCGGACCGAGCGTGCGACGCGTCTCCTCGAACTCCTGTGCGCGGGAACGATCGAATGCTGCGCGCCCTGTCCGCCGAACGAGCCCACCGACGTCGCCCGTCGACACGGCACCGACGTCCGCACAGGGCCGCGAACGCGCGCGGACGGAATGTTGAGTCACTCGAGCCGGGCGCGCCGTGCTCGTCCATCGATTGACCCCGGATCGGTGACAGCCTACGCTCGGTGAGGTGAACCTAAGTTCACGCTCACGTGTCGTCTCGATCACGGCGCCGCCGGGCCGAGTGGGATGACTGCGGCCGCGTCGAGTGGTTCTGCTCGATGCGGC is drawn from Pseudoclavibacter chungangensis and contains these coding sequences:
- a CDS encoding fatty acid desaturase family protein is translated as MSFTTADTLGTRGQIRQTYARNGDFPPIAAAYTRLAAVIRERGLLRRSPVFYLVVGIAIAMGFGGAVTGFVLLGDSWFQLLIAGALGIVFTQVAFLAHEAGHRQILSTGPANDRLARVLAAIAGMSYSWWDAKHSRHHANPNKVGKDPDIEVDTISFLDVDAARARGVRRLITRKQGWFFFPLLTFEGLNLHVHSFAYLVGRGSVKSRWLELGLILTRTAVVFVPLFVLLPFGMAWAFTGVMLAVFGVYMGASFAPNHKGMPVIAPDAKLDFFSKQVRTSRNIRGGWWVTALMGGLNYQVEHHLFPSMARPQLAQTRIIVKEYCETLGVPYTETSLWRSYAIVIEYLNRVGLAARDPFECPMVAEFRRG